The following coding sequences lie in one Chanos chanos chromosome 4, fChaCha1.1, whole genome shotgun sequence genomic window:
- the ches1 gene encoding checkpoint suppressor 1, translating to MGPIMPPGKKAEGPGGGSMARGLGTLCQEAAEAADLSLALSASLSRAEDEELTSLSWLHESTDLLTSLGHPGLRSVSPVQDGSGTADPASPSSSSSSPEPETPYRLSMGASRKPPYSFSCLIFMAIEDAPAKRLPVKDIYGWILEHFPYFASAPTGWKNSVRHNLSLNKCFKKVDKDRSQAIGKGSLWSIDPEYRHNLIQALKKTPYHPYSPRLATPPTSAATPPQAYHSPHLWPGSPLYRKNGGVLLQVPQRVIQHGSRVSTQNLFPVIRTLPFSPSRNRTTTIRSTLGDYLTQSGSGVKHDSPPSSDDLQEDHTYSSAQSPGGTQQVTATSSSSSSSSCSSQGSDPSCADGEIIEVQVTEIKQEPGDFPLDATTTPFQQSQRNGSRKPPWMKGRQRTPGDTLPLKKRRAEKPPESDDDDDKEMKEAAGSLLHLAGVRACLNKMSHRTSKGQKEQREAVRD from the exons ATGGGTCCCATCATGCCCCCTGGTAAGAAAGCGGAGGGCCCCGGTGGCGGCAGCATGGCACGGGGTTTGGGCACACTGTGCCAGGAGGCAGCGGAGGCTGCAGACCTCTCTCTGGCGCTGTCAGCCTCTCTGAGTCGAGCCGAGGACGAAGAACTGACCAGTCTCAGCTGGCTCCACGAGAGTACCGACCTTCTGACCAGTTTGGGTCACCCGGGTCTACGCAGCGTCAGTCCGGTCCAGGACGGTTCCGGTACAGCCGACCCGGCATCgccttcctcctcctcgtcttcgCCGGAGCCCGAAACCCCCTACCGCCTCTCCATGGGAGCCAGCCGGAAACCGCCCTATTCTTTCAGCTGCCTCATCTTCATGGCGATTGAGGATGCTCCGGCCAAAAGGTTGCCGGTCAAAGACATCTACGGCTGGATCCTGGAACACTTCCCTTACTTCGCTAGCGCCCCCACTGGCTGGAAGAACTCTGTGCGACACAATCTATCACTCAACAAGTGCTTCAAGAAGGTGGACAAGGATCGCAGCCAG GCCATAGGTAAAGGCTCTCTTTGGTCCATAGACCCTGAGTACAGGCATAACCTGATTCAGGCCTTGAAGAAGACTCCATATCACCCCTACTCCCCACGGCTCGCCACGCCCCCCACGTCGGCCGCAACCCCTCCTCAGGCATATCACAG tCCTCATCTGTGGCCGGGAAGTCCACTTTACAGAAAAAATGGAGGAGTTCTTTTACAAG tTCCTCAGAGAGTTATCCAGCATGGCTCTCGTGTGTCCACCCAGAACTTGTTTCCAGTCATCAGAACGCTTCCCTTCAGCCCGTCACGGAACAGAACCACCACAATTCG gtctACTCTTGGTGATTATCTGACCCAGTCCGGCAGTGGTGTGAAACATGACTCACCCCCATCCAGTGATGATCTTCAGGAGGACCACACTTACAGCAGTGCCCAGTCTCCCGGCGGCACACAGCAGGTCACTgcgacctcctcctcctcctcctcctcttcctgctccTCTCAGGGATCTGACCCGAGCTGTGCCGACGGAGAAATCATCGAGGTCCAGGTCACGGAGATCAAACAGGAGCCCGGGGACTTTCCGCTGGATGCTACCACAACACCTTTCCAGCAGTCTCAGCGCAACGGCAGCAGAAAACCCCCCTGGATGAAGGGCCGCCAACGGACGCCTGGCGATACGCTGCCCCTGAAGAAGAGGCGGGCGGAGAAGCCTCCAGAGagcgatgatgacgatgataaAGAGATGAAGGAGGCCGCGGGGTCTCTGCTCCACCTTGCCGGTGTGCGCGCCTGTCTAAACAAAATGAGCCACCGCACCTCCAAGGgtcagaaagaacagagagaagctgtgagagattag